One segment of Streptomyces sp. NBC_01463 DNA contains the following:
- a CDS encoding adenosylcobinamide amidohydrolase produces MIDRSVPTAELHHRGCPIRSVRIGLPGQRGELLARSEDGQDLHHLVWRLGPGWRVCSSAVLGGGIGPRGWILNAQVPGGYPRMDPDRHLAEIAAAERLTGPGAGLMTAADVTAYTAAADQGVTATATCGLGVRGWAATPAEGTGGPQRPGTVNIVVTLPVPLSDAALVNAVATATEAKVQALLDAGLDCSGTPTDSVCVAAPAPSPDTGAGEPFAGPRSRWGARLARAVHTAVLEGALRQA; encoded by the coding sequence ATGATCGACAGGTCCGTGCCGACCGCCGAGCTGCACCACCGGGGGTGTCCCATCCGTTCCGTACGCATCGGACTGCCCGGTCAGCGCGGCGAACTGCTGGCCCGGAGCGAGGACGGACAGGACCTGCACCACCTCGTGTGGCGGCTGGGGCCCGGATGGCGGGTGTGCAGCAGCGCGGTGCTCGGCGGCGGCATCGGCCCGCGCGGCTGGATCCTCAACGCCCAGGTGCCCGGCGGCTATCCGCGCATGGACCCCGACCGCCACCTCGCCGAGATCGCCGCCGCCGAACGGCTCACCGGACCCGGCGCCGGACTGATGACCGCCGCAGACGTGACCGCGTACACGGCCGCCGCCGACCAGGGCGTCACCGCGACCGCCACCTGCGGCCTCGGCGTACGCGGCTGGGCGGCGACACCGGCCGAGGGAACCGGCGGACCGCAGCGGCCGGGGACGGTCAACATCGTCGTCACGCTCCCCGTGCCGCTGTCCGACGCGGCACTCGTCAACGCCGTCGCCACCGCGACCGAGGCCAAGGTGCAGGCACTCCTGGACGCCGGCCTCGACTGCTCCGGCACCCCCACCGACTCCGTCTGCGTCGCCGCACCCGCCCCCTCGCCGGACACCGGCGCCGGTGAACCGTTCGCGGGCCCCCGCTCGCGCTGGGGAGCCCGGCTCGCCAGGGCCGTACACACCGCCGTCCTCGAAGGCGCGCTGCGACAAGCCTGA
- a CDS encoding NAD(P)-dependent oxidoreductase — protein sequence MTPAADIVRERPAVAVLGTGIMGSGMARSLLRAGLDVRVWNRTHERAVPLAADGATVAETAADAVRGADVVLTAVNDSTAVAAALTAASDGLHRGQVLLQSSTVGPEATAELAQRAADLGLVYLDAPVSGTRQPAEQGTLTVFVSGPSAARTVTGPVLDAIGQRTVWVSEEPGAASRLKLVVNTWVITMVGGVAECLNLAEGLGVDPQTFLDVMKGGPLDSAYLQGKSAAVLSGDLTPSFALSTALKDTRLILEAAERSGVRLDLTAASAARFERAEAAGHGDEDMIATYYAGRPTETDGG from the coding sequence ATGACCCCAGCAGCCGACATTGTCCGGGAGCGGCCGGCCGTCGCCGTGCTCGGCACCGGAATCATGGGCTCGGGCATGGCCCGCAGCCTGCTCAGGGCCGGTCTCGACGTCCGCGTCTGGAACCGCACGCACGAGCGGGCCGTCCCGCTGGCCGCCGACGGCGCCACCGTGGCGGAGACCGCGGCCGACGCCGTCCGCGGCGCCGACGTCGTGCTCACCGCGGTCAACGACAGCACCGCCGTCGCCGCCGCGCTCACCGCCGCGTCCGACGGGCTGCACCGCGGCCAGGTCCTCCTGCAGAGCTCCACCGTCGGGCCCGAGGCGACCGCCGAGCTCGCCCAGCGCGCCGCCGACCTCGGCCTCGTCTACCTCGACGCCCCGGTCTCCGGCACCAGGCAGCCCGCCGAACAGGGCACCCTGACCGTCTTCGTCTCCGGACCGTCCGCCGCCCGCACGGTCACCGGACCCGTCCTGGACGCGATCGGGCAGCGCACCGTCTGGGTGTCCGAGGAGCCGGGCGCCGCCTCCCGGCTGAAACTCGTGGTCAACACCTGGGTGATCACCATGGTCGGCGGTGTCGCCGAATGCCTGAACCTCGCCGAGGGGCTCGGCGTGGACCCGCAGACCTTCCTCGACGTGATGAAGGGCGGCCCGCTCGACTCCGCCTATCTGCAGGGCAAGTCCGCCGCGGTGCTCTCCGGCGACCTCACCCCGAGCTTCGCCCTGTCCACCGCCCTCAAGGACACCCGGCTCATCCTCGAAGCGGCCGAACGGTCCGGCGTCCGGCTGGACCTGACCGCCGCTTCGGCGGCCCGCTTCGAACGGGCCGAGGCGGCCGGGCACGGCGACGAGGACATGATCGCCACCTACTACGCCGGCCGCCCCACGGAGACGGACGGCGGCTGA
- a CDS encoding sulfite oxidase has translation MRPVPPSEAAYDGMRLRQWSRGAARSAGIERRDLLRLVAAASVAGPLTGLAAPAHAAQGAATAAPGIVKPLPPEVFTVRGTNAETNFAALRTTGLLTPADRFFVRNHTVTPRIDAAGWRLRVWGDGLRGPAVEFTYDELRALPSVTRTAFVECAGNARSYYTTQQNEQVTGTAWTLGAIGTARWRGVRLADVLHRAGIARGAVDVLPRGLDDEVISDGINLGHVRRPLPVAKALDDVLLAYEMNGEPLPPDHGFPVRLIAPSWVGIANIKWVGDIEVSAQPLVSPWNTGLYRLFGPGYPAEGSAPLTRQTLKSAFELAPGAAFPARRRQVLTGRSWSGGAPVRRVEVSTDGGVRWRRARLRDEPRSGSWVRWSADWVPRDRGPAVLLARATDRSGRTQPEVAVPNTQGYLFDAVVRHEVQVV, from the coding sequence ATGAGACCCGTCCCGCCGTCCGAGGCCGCCTACGACGGAATGCGGCTGCGTCAGTGGTCGCGCGGTGCCGCGCGCTCCGCGGGGATCGAGCGGCGCGATCTGCTGCGGCTGGTCGCGGCGGCTTCCGTGGCGGGCCCGCTGACCGGGCTCGCCGCTCCCGCCCACGCGGCGCAGGGGGCCGCGACCGCCGCTCCGGGCATCGTGAAGCCGCTGCCGCCCGAGGTGTTCACGGTGCGCGGCACCAACGCGGAGACGAACTTCGCCGCGCTGCGGACGACCGGACTGCTCACCCCGGCCGACCGCTTCTTCGTGCGCAACCACACCGTCACCCCGCGGATCGACGCGGCCGGCTGGCGGCTGCGGGTGTGGGGCGACGGGCTCAGGGGTCCGGCGGTGGAGTTCACGTACGACGAGCTGCGTGCCCTGCCCTCGGTGACCCGTACCGCGTTCGTCGAGTGCGCGGGCAATGCCCGCAGCTACTACACGACGCAGCAGAACGAGCAGGTCACCGGGACCGCGTGGACGCTGGGCGCGATCGGTACGGCCCGCTGGCGCGGGGTGCGGCTGGCCGATGTGCTGCACCGCGCGGGCATCGCGCGGGGAGCGGTCGACGTGCTGCCGCGCGGCCTGGACGACGAGGTGATCAGCGACGGGATCAACCTCGGGCACGTGCGCCGGCCGCTGCCGGTGGCGAAGGCGCTGGACGACGTCCTGCTCGCGTACGAGATGAACGGCGAGCCGCTGCCGCCCGACCACGGCTTTCCCGTGCGGCTGATCGCGCCGTCCTGGGTCGGGATCGCGAACATCAAGTGGGTGGGCGACATCGAGGTGAGTGCCCAGCCGCTGGTCTCCCCGTGGAACACCGGTCTCTACCGGCTGTTCGGCCCCGGCTACCCGGCGGAGGGCAGTGCGCCGCTCACCCGGCAGACGCTCAAGAGCGCCTTCGAACTGGCTCCGGGGGCCGCGTTCCCCGCCCGCCGGCGCCAGGTGCTGACGGGGCGTTCGTGGTCGGGCGGGGCGCCGGTGCGCAGGGTCGAGGTCAGCACCGACGGGGGTGTGCGGTGGCGTCGCGCCCGGCTGCGCGACGAGCCGCGCAGCGGGAGCTGGGTCCGCTGGTCGGCCGACTGGGTTCCCCGGGACCGCGGTCCCGCCGTCCTGCTGGCACGGGCGACGGACCGGTCGGGCCGCACCCAGCCGGAGGTCGCCGTCCCCAACACCCAGGGCTATCTGTTCGACGCGGTGGTGCGGCACGAGGTCCAGGTCGTCTGA
- a CDS encoding RNA polymerase sigma factor SigF — translation MTTHTARTAGAERAESAGSAPAGHGTVLAAAAGSEERIGSAPAPGDLGDLPWIEDAGKVAPTDARELSRLFFDRLQVLEEGTHAHQYARNTLIEMNLSLVRFAAGRFRNRGSGDMEDIVQVGTIGLIKAIDRFDLSREVEFTSFAVPYITGEIKRFFRDTSWAVHVPRRLQELRVDIAKTKETLATELDRDPTVSELAEQLGLSEDEITEGIVAANGYTAGSLDMPAAPADAGQHSAAGRTFADVLGSPDPAMETVENLHTLAPLLGDLDDRERRIIDMRFGQEMTQSQIGTELGISQMHVSRLISRILHKLRDGMFVEE, via the coding sequence ATGACGACGCACACTGCGCGGACTGCCGGTGCGGAGCGAGCGGAGAGTGCTGGGTCGGCGCCCGCCGGCCACGGGACGGTCCTGGCGGCTGCCGCCGGGAGCGAGGAGCGCATCGGGTCCGCACCGGCCCCCGGTGACCTCGGTGATCTGCCCTGGATCGAGGACGCGGGCAAGGTGGCCCCCACCGACGCACGGGAGCTGTCCCGGCTGTTCTTCGACCGCCTCCAGGTCCTGGAGGAGGGCACGCACGCCCATCAGTACGCGCGCAACACGCTCATCGAGATGAACCTCTCCCTCGTCCGGTTCGCCGCCGGCCGGTTCAGGAACCGGGGCAGCGGCGACATGGAGGACATCGTCCAGGTCGGCACCATCGGGCTGATCAAGGCCATCGACCGGTTCGACCTGTCCCGCGAGGTCGAGTTCACCTCCTTCGCGGTCCCGTACATCACCGGGGAGATCAAGCGGTTCTTCCGCGACACCAGCTGGGCGGTCCATGTGCCGCGCCGGCTCCAGGAACTGCGCGTCGACATCGCGAAGACCAAGGAGACCCTGGCCACCGAACTCGACCGGGATCCCACGGTCTCCGAACTCGCCGAGCAGCTGGGGCTGAGCGAGGACGAGATCACCGAGGGCATCGTCGCGGCCAACGGCTACACGGCGGGTTCGCTGGACATGCCGGCCGCTCCGGCGGACGCGGGTCAGCACAGCGCGGCGGGGCGCACCTTCGCCGATGTGCTGGGCAGTCCGGACCCGGCCATGGAGACGGTGGAGAACCTGCACACGCTGGCGCCGCTGCTGGGCGATCTCGACGACCGTGAGCGGCGCATCATCGACATGCGGTTCGGTCAGGAGATGACGCAGTCACAGATCGGCACGGAGCTCGGCATCTCGCAGATGCACGTCTCGCGGCTGATCAGCCGGATTCTGCACAAGCTCCGCGACGGGATGTTCGTCGAGGAGTGA
- a CDS encoding XRE family transcriptional regulator — MSEPTTSAGPPAAARPPEAQQSGASGVRASLAGNLNRRRLARGWSLRELSAATGVSKGLLSQIERAEANPTVDVLVRIADVLGTNCTDLLRQPLLEPEIIRAASLDEPADETTVSLLYAGHEQGRMEIYRTRLHPHAQSQVSSHGTDSVEYVLVMSGRVTLVVNDVPYLLEAGDTARFSAQCSHYYTTEDSPAVTHTVVGYPRD; from the coding sequence GTGTCCGAGCCGACCACCAGCGCCGGACCGCCCGCGGCCGCGCGTCCGCCGGAGGCCCAGCAGTCCGGCGCCTCCGGTGTGCGGGCGTCCCTGGCCGGGAACCTCAACCGCCGCCGCCTCGCCCGTGGCTGGAGCCTGCGCGAACTGTCGGCGGCGACCGGGGTCAGCAAGGGGCTGCTGTCCCAGATAGAGCGGGCCGAGGCCAATCCGACCGTCGACGTGCTGGTCCGGATCGCCGATGTGCTGGGCACCAACTGCACGGATCTGCTGCGCCAGCCGCTGCTGGAGCCGGAGATCATCCGGGCCGCGTCGCTGGACGAACCCGCGGACGAGACCACGGTCAGCCTGCTCTACGCCGGCCACGAACAGGGCCGCATGGAGATCTACCGGACCCGGCTGCACCCGCACGCGCAGAGTCAGGTCAGCTCGCACGGCACGGACTCGGTGGAGTACGTGCTGGTGATGTCGGGCCGGGTGACGCTGGTGGTGAACGACGTCCCGTATCTGCTGGAGGCGGGCGACACGGCCCGGTTCTCGGCGCAGTGCAGCCACTACTACACGACCGAGGACTCGCCCGCGGTGACGCACACCGTCGTCGGCTATCCGCGCGACTGA
- a CDS encoding ABC transporter ATP-binding protein has protein sequence MAAHPATDSRPAPAAPATVPLLAVDGLRVAATAAPGGPVPILDGISLAVGRGECIGIVGESGSGKSLAMRAVAGLLPAGTGVTGGSVRIDGQEVLTLSPRDRHALRGRRVTLLMQDPFTMLHPQLTCGRQIADGLRGLDGGRLRRDRAARRAEVERRLTEVGLSPDVADRYPHELSGGMRQRVAAAAALAGDPELLIADEPTTALDAANQRAVLDLLRGLQQSRRMGLVLITHDLRVAFSACDRVYVLYAGQVLEHGRSRELESGPRHPYTAGLLASEPSVRERFARLPAIPGSVPAPGSRGPGCPFADRCAHAAQVCRSAAVELLPPPAAGSGAAAGDTDRGSACVRIAEIAGVLSAPAAREIAAAAPEHGQEPGTRPEPEAALVVASVDRTFRSSAGDHTALLDVSLTVPRNTVVALVGESGSGKTTLARIAVGLETFDRGAVSVGGIALPAGRRPGTADRRRLAGQAQIVFQDPYSSLNPLRTVGATLREALAAASGGRGKGGPPAAGVDALLAQVGLPASYASRRPAALSGGERQRVALARALAARPRLLICDEAVAALDVSVQAQLLNLLVALQREEGFAVLFITHDLGVVRQIADRVVVMHRGRIVEQGAAAQVLDAPRHSWTRRMIDALPRAADEDPNPGPGH, from the coding sequence ATGGCAGCGCACCCGGCGACGGACAGCCGTCCCGCCCCCGCCGCACCGGCCACCGTGCCCCTGCTCGCCGTCGACGGTCTGCGCGTGGCGGCGACGGCCGCGCCGGGCGGCCCGGTCCCGATCCTGGACGGCATCTCGCTGGCCGTCGGCCGCGGCGAGTGCATCGGCATCGTCGGCGAATCCGGCAGCGGCAAGTCCCTGGCCATGCGGGCGGTGGCGGGGCTGCTGCCGGCGGGGACCGGGGTGACGGGCGGTTCCGTTCGCATCGACGGCCAGGAGGTCCTGACCCTGTCGCCGCGCGACCGGCACGCGCTGCGCGGCCGGCGCGTCACCCTGCTGATGCAGGATCCGTTCACCATGCTGCATCCGCAGCTCACCTGCGGGCGCCAGATCGCGGACGGTCTCCGCGGCCTCGACGGCGGGCGGCTGCGGCGCGACCGGGCGGCCCGGCGTGCGGAGGTGGAGCGGCGGCTGACCGAGGTCGGGCTCTCCCCCGATGTCGCCGACCGCTATCCGCACGAGCTGTCCGGCGGGATGCGCCAGCGCGTCGCCGCGGCCGCGGCGCTCGCGGGCGACCCCGAACTGCTGATCGCGGACGAGCCGACCACGGCGCTGGACGCGGCCAATCAGCGCGCCGTGCTGGACCTGCTGCGCGGTCTGCAGCAGAGCCGCCGCATGGGCCTGGTCCTCATCACCCACGATCTGCGGGTCGCGTTCTCCGCCTGCGACCGGGTGTACGTGCTGTACGCGGGCCAGGTGCTGGAGCACGGCCGCTCGCGGGAGCTGGAGTCCGGGCCGCGGCATCCGTACACCGCGGGACTGCTGGCCTCCGAACCGTCCGTGCGCGAGCGGTTCGCGCGGCTTCCGGCTATCCCCGGCTCCGTGCCCGCGCCGGGATCCCGGGGTCCGGGCTGCCCGTTCGCCGACCGCTGCGCCCATGCGGCGCAGGTGTGCCGCAGCGCAGCGGTCGAGCTGCTGCCGCCACCGGCGGCGGGATCCGGGGCGGCCGCCGGGGACACGGACCGAGGGTCCGCCTGTGTGCGGATCGCCGAGATCGCCGGCGTGCTCTCCGCGCCGGCGGCCCGCGAGATCGCCGCGGCCGCACCGGAGCACGGCCAGGAACCCGGCACGCGGCCGGAGCCGGAAGCGGCGCTGGTGGTGGCCTCCGTCGACCGCACGTTCCGCTCGTCGGCCGGGGACCACACCGCGCTGCTCGACGTGAGTCTGACGGTTCCGCGGAACACGGTCGTCGCCCTGGTCGGCGAGTCCGGCTCCGGCAAGACGACGCTCGCGAGGATCGCGGTCGGCCTGGAGACGTTCGACCGCGGCGCGGTGTCCGTGGGCGGGATCGCGCTGCCCGCGGGGCGCCGTCCGGGCACCGCCGACCGGCGGCGCCTGGCCGGACAGGCGCAGATCGTGTTCCAGGACCCGTACTCCTCGCTCAACCCGCTGCGGACCGTGGGCGCGACGCTGCGCGAGGCGCTGGCCGCCGCTTCGGGCGGGCGCGGGAAGGGCGGCCCGCCCGCGGCCGGGGTGGACGCCCTGCTCGCACAGGTCGGCCTGCCCGCCTCGTACGCCTCGCGCCGTCCGGCCGCGCTCTCCGGCGGCGAGCGTCAACGGGTGGCCCTGGCACGGGCGCTCGCGGCCCGGCCGCGGCTGCTGATCTGCGACGAGGCGGTGGCGGCTCTCGATGTGTCGGTCCAGGCGCAGTTGCTCAACCTGCTCGTCGCCCTTCAGCGCGAGGAGGGCTTCGCGGTCCTGTTCATCACGCACGACCTGGGGGTGGTGCGGCAGATCGCCGACCGGGTGGTGGTCATGCACCGGGGCCGGATCGTCGAACAGGGGGCGGCGGCCCAGGTGCTGGACGCGCCGCGGCACTCCTGGACCCGCCGCATGATCGATGCCCTGCCCCGGGCCGCTGACGAGGACCCGAACCCCGGACCGGGCCACTGA
- a CDS encoding ABC transporter permease, with amino-acid sequence MKTRTSRRFSPLTVSCAVLLSLFALAAAVGQLVLPDWDAQDLATGAAMPGGGHPLGTDELGRDIARMVVAGARSTLAGAALVAIGSMVIGNVLGLLAGYRGGWIDTVVRRWADLLLALPALLVTIVVAGIGGGGYALAVGVLVVLTSPADIRLVRSAVLEQRHRAYVEAAETLGLSRLTVMTRHIWPNVLPVVVANTLLNFAGAIVALSSLSFLGLGVPPGAPDWGRMLSENRTLLYDNPSAALAPAVLIVAAAVALNLLGDRLFEAFSDRGRS; translated from the coding sequence ATGAAGACCCGCACCTCCCGCAGGTTCTCCCCGCTCACCGTTTCCTGCGCCGTCCTGCTGTCGCTGTTCGCCCTGGCCGCGGCCGTCGGCCAGCTGGTCCTGCCGGACTGGGACGCGCAGGATCTCGCCACCGGCGCCGCCATGCCGGGCGGCGGGCATCCGCTCGGCACCGACGAACTCGGCCGCGACATCGCCCGGATGGTCGTCGCGGGCGCACGGTCCACCCTCGCCGGTGCGGCGCTGGTCGCGATCGGGTCGATGGTCATCGGCAACGTCCTCGGGCTCCTCGCCGGGTACCGGGGCGGCTGGATCGACACCGTCGTGCGGCGCTGGGCCGATCTGCTGCTGGCCCTGCCCGCGCTCCTGGTGACGATCGTCGTCGCGGGAATCGGCGGAGGCGGCTACGCCCTGGCCGTCGGCGTGCTCGTCGTGCTGACGTCGCCCGCCGACATCCGGCTGGTCCGGTCCGCCGTGCTGGAGCAGCGGCACCGGGCGTACGTCGAGGCGGCGGAGACCCTCGGGCTCTCGCGTCTCACGGTGATGACCCGCCACATCTGGCCCAATGTGCTGCCCGTCGTGGTGGCCAACACCCTGCTGAACTTCGCCGGTGCGATCGTCGCGCTGAGTTCCCTGTCGTTCCTCGGCCTCGGGGTGCCGCCCGGCGCCCCCGACTGGGGCCGGATGCTCTCCGAGAACCGCACCCTGCTGTACGACAACCCGTCCGCGGCACTCGCTCCGGCGGTGCTCATCGTCGCGGCGGCCGTGGCCCTCAACCTCCTCGGCGACCGGCTGTTCGAGGCGTTCTCCGACCGTGGGAGGTCCTGA
- a CDS encoding ABC transporter permease gives MTVTRRARLRSALPARLVVRRLGGTLGLLVVLSVAVFALLQAAPGDPAQTLLGPRSATPEALATVRARHHLDSPMAVQYWYWLSDAVRLDLGTSIRTGESVGAALGDRLVLTGQLVGLGFAVALLVGLPLGVLAGLRNRRATDRAVQSLGVVALSTPAFAGGLVLIYVFALMLGWFPAYGPGEGAGTDRLSHLVLPALALGLAVTAVLLKLTRAAVIRELDREHVTFARARGVRERDILLRYVLRGTVVPVLTGIGLVLAYLLAGTVMVEEVFALPGLGSLLVDSVTFRDVPVVQAEALLIAALVCLAGLATDLVQPLLDPRLRTAPAARTSAAAPASGDREEENA, from the coding sequence ATGACCGTCACCCGGCGGGCGCGGCTGCGGTCCGCGCTCCCCGCCCGGCTCGTGGTGCGCCGTCTCGGCGGCACGCTGGGACTCCTCGTCGTGCTGTCCGTCGCCGTGTTCGCCCTGCTCCAGGCCGCACCGGGTGATCCGGCCCAGACGCTGCTCGGTCCCCGCAGCGCCACCCCCGAGGCGCTGGCCACCGTCCGGGCCCGCCACCACCTGGACAGCCCGATGGCCGTGCAGTACTGGTACTGGCTGAGCGACGCCGTCCGGCTCGATCTCGGTACGTCGATCCGTACCGGCGAGAGCGTCGGCGCCGCACTCGGCGACCGGCTGGTGCTCACCGGCCAGCTGGTCGGTCTGGGCTTCGCCGTCGCGCTGCTCGTCGGACTGCCGCTGGGCGTCCTGGCGGGCCTGCGCAACCGGCGGGCCACCGACCGGGCCGTGCAGAGCCTCGGCGTGGTGGCGCTGTCCACGCCGGCGTTCGCGGGCGGGCTGGTGCTCATCTACGTCTTCGCGCTGATGCTCGGCTGGTTCCCCGCATACGGACCGGGCGAGGGGGCGGGCACCGACCGGCTGAGCCATCTGGTGCTGCCCGCGCTGGCGCTCGGCCTCGCCGTCACGGCCGTCCTGCTGAAACTGACCCGGGCGGCCGTGATCCGGGAACTCGACCGGGAACACGTCACGTTCGCCCGCGCCCGGGGGGTGCGGGAGCGGGACATCCTGCTGCGGTACGTGCTGCGCGGCACCGTCGTCCCCGTCCTCACCGGGATCGGGCTGGTCCTCGCCTACCTGCTGGCCGGCACGGTCATGGTGGAGGAGGTCTTCGCACTGCCCGGGCTCGGTTCCCTGCTGGTCGACTCGGTCACCTTCCGGGACGTGCCCGTGGTCCAGGCCGAGGCGCTGCTCATCGCCGCCCTGGTCTGTCTGGCCGGCCTCGCCACCGATCTCGTACAACCCCTGCTGGATCCGCGGCTCCGGACCGCACCCGCGGCGAGGACCTCGGCTGCGGCGCCGGCGTCCGGCGACCGTGAGGAGGAGAACGCATGA
- a CDS encoding alpha/beta fold hydrolase — protein sequence MPSTAATVVRRAREAMLRLVHPVEARISPDGRAVAVAAAGPEHAALVLAPVPAGARDGGADPGTPALRAPSGPDAPTDRHSPRWLPDSRTLLHIAQSEGPAGTEVRLAALDTVSGTVRTVATAPGAVEELLVSDDGSQALLLCAADGAERDGMHLGLPVRLGSVPAPEHFARGTGRRSLHLVGLADGSVREAGPAGLTVWNVAWRGGATAAATVCEDTLPAGYYGARFAALDLDARTARTVYTPQGQLGAPALAADGRTAAVCEGISIVAGRPVVVGLTTGDSSVVPGVEDATWLRFDDDAPGALWFAGWDGTGSRVGRTGQPAGTCWSGPVTLGGAGYQPGLSLSADGRLAATVLDAPGRPPEAVVARTEGPDAWNWAPVTALNTPDPVLARVRTAQTLWSAPDGRTVQGLVLSSGERTGPRPLAVLVHGGPAWLWSAGYAPGDVLGLAPALAAAGYLVLLPNPRGSNGRGIEHARAVVGDVGGADLDDVLAGVRHLVDSGLADPDRTAVLGHSYGGFLAAQAAARTDVFRAAVVVSAPTDWLSFTHTSNIGGGYDRTYGIGGPDAPEGLIRRSPVFARGGSGTPTLIVHGSADRVTPVGQAHELYRSLLRTGRAPVELYVYPDEGHEFTDGGHLLDAAARTEQWLATHLAPRPAAAPQTAVPGDASPEPIPGTAPAAGPAGDTPLKPSGPAVPLTAGGGR from the coding sequence ATGCCCAGTACCGCTGCGACCGTCGTGCGGCGCGCCCGCGAGGCGATGCTGCGCCTGGTCCACCCGGTCGAGGCCCGGATCAGCCCGGACGGCCGCGCCGTCGCCGTGGCGGCGGCCGGTCCCGAGCATGCCGCACTCGTCCTCGCCCCGGTCCCGGCCGGGGCGCGGGACGGCGGAGCGGACCCGGGGACGCCCGCGCTCCGCGCACCGTCCGGGCCGGACGCCCCGACGGACCGTCACAGTCCGCGCTGGCTGCCGGATTCCCGCACCCTGCTGCACATCGCGCAGAGCGAGGGCCCGGCCGGGACCGAGGTGCGGCTCGCGGCCCTGGACACCGTCTCCGGCACCGTCCGCACGGTCGCGACGGCCCCCGGCGCGGTGGAGGAGCTGCTGGTGTCCGACGACGGGAGCCAGGCCCTGCTGCTCTGTGCGGCGGACGGCGCCGAGCGCGACGGCATGCACCTCGGGCTGCCGGTACGCCTCGGATCCGTACCGGCGCCGGAACACTTCGCCCGGGGCACGGGCCGCCGTTCGCTGCATCTCGTCGGCCTCGCCGACGGCTCCGTGCGCGAGGCCGGGCCCGCGGGGCTCACCGTGTGGAACGTCGCCTGGCGCGGCGGGGCGACCGCCGCGGCCACGGTCTGCGAGGACACGCTGCCCGCCGGGTACTACGGCGCGCGCTTCGCCGCCCTGGACCTCGACGCCCGCACCGCCAGGACCGTGTACACGCCGCAGGGGCAGCTGGGCGCCCCCGCGCTCGCAGCCGACGGCCGGACCGCCGCGGTCTGCGAAGGCATCTCCATCGTCGCCGGACGCCCCGTCGTGGTCGGCCTGACGACCGGGGACAGCTCCGTGGTGCCCGGTGTCGAGGACGCGACCTGGCTGCGGTTCGACGACGACGCGCCCGGCGCACTGTGGTTCGCGGGCTGGGACGGGACGGGCTCCCGCGTCGGCCGCACCGGACAGCCCGCCGGCACCTGCTGGTCGGGGCCGGTGACGCTCGGCGGGGCCGGCTACCAGCCCGGACTCTCGCTGAGCGCCGACGGACGGCTGGCCGCCACCGTGCTCGACGCACCGGGCAGGCCACCCGAAGCGGTGGTCGCCCGCACCGAGGGACCGGACGCCTGGAACTGGGCGCCGGTCACCGCGCTCAACACGCCCGACCCGGTGCTCGCCCGTGTCCGCACCGCGCAGACCCTCTGGTCCGCGCCCGACGGCCGCACCGTGCAGGGGCTGGTCCTGTCCAGCGGGGAGCGCACCGGGCCCCGGCCCCTCGCCGTCCTCGTCCACGGCGGCCCCGCCTGGCTCTGGTCCGCCGGATACGCGCCGGGAGACGTACTGGGTCTCGCCCCGGCGCTGGCCGCCGCCGGATACCTGGTGCTGCTGCCCAACCCGCGCGGCAGCAACGGCCGGGGGATCGAACACGCCCGTGCCGTGGTCGGTGACGTCGGCGGCGCCGACCTGGACGACGTGCTGGCCGGGGTGCGCCACCTGGTCGACTCGGGGCTCGCCGACCCGGACCGTACGGCCGTCCTGGGCCACAGCTACGGCGGCTTCCTCGCCGCCCAGGCCGCGGCCCGCACCGATGTCTTCCGCGCCGCGGTCGTCGTCTCCGCGCCCACCGACTGGCTGAGCTTCACGCACACCAGCAACATCGGCGGCGGTTACGACCGCACCTACGGCATCGGTGGCCCGGACGCCCCGGAAGGGCTGATCCGGCGCTCGCCGGTCTTCGCCCGCGGCGGCAGCGGCACGCCGACACTGATCGTCCACGGCTCCGCGGACCGGGTCACCCCGGTCGGCCAGGCCCACGAGCTGTACCGGTCGCTGCTGCGGACCGGCCGCGCGCCCGTCGAGCTGTACGTGTACCCGGACGAGGGCCACGAGTTCACCGACGGCGGCCATCTCCTCGACGCCGCCGCCCGGACCGAGCAGTGGCTCGCCACCCACCTGGCGCCGCGTCCCGCGGCCGCCCCACAGACCGCCGTGCCGGGGGACGCTTCCCCCGAGCCGATCCCCGGCACGGCTCCCGCGGCAGGACCGGCCGGCGACACCCCCCTGAAGCCGTCCGGTCCTGCCGTACCCCTGACGGCTGGAGGCGGGCGATGA